In Clostridium sporogenes, one genomic interval encodes:
- a CDS encoding DUF445 family protein — MKFLIASIIGGIIGYLTNWIAIKMLFRPYEEKRIFGMKVPFTPGLIPKEKTRIAKSVGNAIGEHLLSSEIIVKSLCSENMNNRLKIWIRQKVYSLITTKKTLEDKFKEFLDYKYEYFISALKTSLSKLTINNLKNEKNRYKMKEIIKIKLDKILSLNGNHITNNHIYKQIKASLINNTNEYLKSDNFKHVLKSLIIENIKDEEVLNKRIGDIIPSNFSSNIKVYVYRKKDNLSNYINEMLKEEENINKLKNTLKEVINNNVNSFMSMFVDVNAISDKTIVFLEEYLQREEIKEEIVSLVNKSIDKILDTDLQDIIENIPENNKNVIVDETVDILCEKFQNTEMILEIIEKIESHIQGKSSLNDIIEKINIDPYKFINSIIDKFIDSENFEVIINNLISDIIENFMKTPIYELTQGNEEGILNTSYQMVKNVYNRFIENQAEEVISILDIASIVEDRINEFDVYLAEEIILEISSKELKAITWLGGLLGALIGILSPILSKI, encoded by the coding sequence ATGAAATTTTTAATAGCATCAATAATAGGTGGAATAATAGGTTATCTTACTAATTGGATAGCTATAAAGATGTTATTTAGACCCTATGAAGAAAAAAGAATATTCGGTATGAAGGTTCCATTTACACCAGGACTTATTCCAAAAGAAAAAACTAGAATAGCAAAAAGTGTAGGTAATGCTATAGGAGAGCATTTATTATCTAGTGAAATTATCGTAAAGTCTTTATGTAGTGAAAATATGAATAACAGACTTAAAATTTGGATAAGACAAAAGGTATATTCTTTAATCACAACAAAAAAAACTTTGGAAGATAAATTTAAAGAGTTTTTAGATTATAAATATGAATATTTTATATCTGCTTTAAAAACAAGTTTAAGTAAGTTAACTATTAATAATTTAAAAAATGAAAAAAATAGATATAAAATGAAAGAAATTATAAAGATTAAGTTAGATAAGATATTATCTCTTAATGGTAACCATATTACTAATAATCACATATATAAACAAATAAAAGCAAGTTTAATAAATAATACAAATGAGTATTTAAAGTCAGATAATTTTAAACATGTTTTAAAAAGCTTAATCATAGAAAATATAAAGGATGAGGAAGTTTTAAATAAAAGAATAGGAGATATAATTCCTAGTAATTTTAGTTCAAATATAAAAGTATATGTTTATAGAAAGAAAGATAATTTATCAAATTACATAAATGAAATGCTTAAAGAAGAAGAAAATATAAATAAGTTAAAAAATACATTAAAAGAAGTTATAAATAATAATGTAAATTCTTTTATGTCAATGTTTGTAGACGTAAATGCTATATCAGATAAAACAATTGTATTTTTAGAAGAATACTTACAAAGGGAAGAAATTAAAGAAGAAATAGTATCTTTAGTAAATAAAAGTATAGATAAAATCTTAGATACAGATTTACAGGATATTATAGAAAATATACCAGAAAACAATAAGAATGTAATTGTAGATGAAACAGTAGATATATTATGCGAAAAATTCCAAAATACTGAGATGATTTTAGAGATAATAGAAAAAATAGAAAGTCATATTCAGGGAAAAAGTTCTTTAAATGATATAATAGAAAAAATAAATATAGATCCATATAAATTTATAAATAGTATTATAGATAAATTTATAGATAGTGAAAATTTTGAAGTTATAATTAATAATTTGATAAGTGATATAATTGAAAACTTTATGAAAACACCTATATACGAATTAACTCAAGGAAATGAAGAAGGAATATTAAATACTAGTTACCAAATGGTAAAAAATGTATATAATAGATTTATAGAAAACCAAGCGGAAGAGGTTATATCAATCCTTGATATAGCTAGTATTGTAGAAGATAGAATAAATGAGTTTGATGTTTATTTGGCTGAAGAAATAATATTGGAAATATCTAGCAAAGAGTTAAAAGCAATAACTTGGTTGGGAGGATTATTAGGTGCTTTAATAGGAATTTTATCTCCTATATTAAGTAAAATATAA
- the rsmA gene encoding 16S rRNA (adenine(1518)-N(6)/adenine(1519)-N(6))-dimethyltransferase RsmA: MNTREIVNKYEFKFNKNLGQNFLVDESVLEDIIEGAEISKEDTVIEIGPGVGTLTKELLEKAKEVYSIELDGDLIPILQEELKEYNNFTLIHKDALKIDFNGLMGNKDSIKLVANLPYYVTTPIISRLLTEKCDFKSLTIMIQKEVAERINAEPNCKEYGSLTVLVQYYCNTKIIRKVSPNCFMPRPKVDSIVIKLDKLSEPRVKVKSEKLFFNVVRSSFNMRRKTLWNSLKSLNIDKENMENAFERAGIDSKRRGETLSIEEFGKLSDCIYDIL; encoded by the coding sequence ATGAATACAAGGGAAATAGTTAATAAATATGAATTTAAGTTTAATAAAAATTTAGGACAAAATTTTTTAGTAGATGAATCTGTCTTGGAAGATATAATAGAGGGAGCAGAAATAAGCAAAGAAGATACTGTCATAGAAATAGGTCCTGGAGTTGGAACTTTAACTAAAGAGCTTTTAGAAAAGGCAAAAGAAGTTTACTCTATAGAATTAGATGGTGATTTAATACCTATCTTGCAAGAAGAGTTAAAGGAGTATAATAATTTTACACTAATACATAAAGATGCATTAAAAATTGATTTTAATGGGTTGATGGGAAATAAGGATTCCATAAAATTAGTAGCCAATTTACCTTATTATGTAACCACACCTATTATATCAAGATTACTTACAGAGAAATGTGATTTTAAATCACTAACCATAATGATCCAAAAGGAAGTAGCGGAAAGAATAAATGCTGAACCTAACTGCAAGGAGTATGGTTCATTAACTGTTTTGGTACAATATTATTGCAATACAAAAATAATAAGAAAAGTATCTCCAAATTGTTTTATGCCAAGACCTAAAGTGGATTCTATAGTTATAAAATTAGATAAACTTTCAGAACCGAGAGTAAAGGTGAAAAGCGAAAAATTATTTTTTAATGTAGTAAGAAGTTCATTTAATATGAGAAGAAAAACTTTATGGAATTCATTAAAAAGTTTAAATATAGATAAAGAAAATATGGAAAATGCTTTTGAAAGAGCAGGGATAGATTCAAAGCGAAGGGGAGAGACTTTATCTATAGAGGAATTTGGAAAACTTTCAGATTGTATATATGATATATTATAA
- a CDS encoding 3D domain-containing protein, whose product MVEKLKKKIKEHFSNGPKAILIVVVILMIASIIITNMRKTIIVSIDGKESQKITTFKKTYAEALMSKNIQVGPKDKVQPKLEAEIKDGSKLSIKKAVKVNVEVDGKKLAIQSAENNIGNMLKKEGIQVEKLDKVAPSKEEKIKKGLKVTVTRVEEKVIKSKKNMDYETVVKEDDSLEKGDKKVIREGQSGEKEVATKIVYEDGKEKVRKVVSESIKKQPVSKVVAMGTKDTTVNTLSRGGSVTGAPSGRSLRMRATAYTSSYEDTGKSPGSPDFGVTATGTTARRNSGGYSSIAVDPRVIPLGTKLFVEGYGYAIAEDTGGAIKGNVIDLYFDSNVEVSNWGSRWVNVYILD is encoded by the coding sequence ATGGTGGAAAAATTAAAGAAGAAAATTAAAGAACATTTTTCCAATGGTCCTAAGGCAATTTTGATTGTTGTAGTAATCTTAATGATAGCGAGCATAATAATTACTAATATGAGAAAAACAATAATTGTTTCAATAGACGGAAAAGAAAGCCAAAAAATTACAACATTTAAAAAGACATATGCAGAAGCCTTAATGTCGAAAAATATACAAGTAGGACCAAAGGACAAAGTTCAGCCAAAATTGGAGGCTGAAATTAAAGACGGAAGCAAATTAAGCATAAAGAAAGCAGTTAAAGTTAATGTAGAAGTTGATGGTAAGAAATTAGCTATTCAATCTGCAGAAAATAACATAGGAAATATGCTAAAAAAAGAGGGGATACAAGTTGAAAAACTTGATAAAGTAGCCCCAAGTAAAGAAGAAAAAATAAAAAAAGGATTGAAAGTAACAGTTACAAGAGTAGAAGAAAAAGTAATAAAGAGCAAAAAAAATATGGATTATGAAACAGTAGTTAAAGAAGATGATTCCCTTGAAAAAGGTGATAAAAAAGTCATAAGGGAAGGACAAAGTGGAGAGAAAGAAGTAGCAACAAAAATAGTTTATGAAGATGGAAAAGAAAAAGTAAGAAAAGTAGTATCAGAAAGCATAAAAAAACAACCAGTATCTAAGGTAGTTGCGATGGGAACTAAAGATACAACTGTTAACACTCTTTCTAGAGGAGGAAGTGTTACTGGTGCGCCAAGTGGTAGATCATTAAGAATGAGAGCTACAGCATATACATCAAGTTATGAAGATACAGGTAAGAGTCCTGGAAGTCCTGATTTTGGAGTTACAGCTACAGGAACTACAGCAAGAAGAAATTCAGGAGGATATAGTTCAATAGCAGTAGATCCAAGGGTAATACCTTTAGGAACAAAACTGTTTGTTGAAGGATATGGATATGCTATAGCAGAAGATACCGGTGGAGCAATAAAAGGAAATGTTATTGATTTATATTTTGATTCCAATGTTGAAGTATCAAATTGGGGTTCAAGGTGGGTAAATGTTTATATTCTAGATTAA
- a CDS encoding MarR family transcriptional regulator — MDNMELSKELIKFMITMKKQTKEYLNLNSTLKLTEQQFVTLFILKKNKKITLKKLSTYICVSTSSLCIMLTRMMEEELVYREVDDRDRRNTFYSLTEKGINLIDKEIKGKLDNIEEKIMNLSLGQKEKLYEAIKDIEEIIDILE, encoded by the coding sequence ATGGATAATATGGAATTATCAAAAGAACTCATAAAATTTATGATTACTATGAAAAAACAAACTAAGGAATATTTAAATTTAAATTCTACATTAAAATTAACAGAACAACAGTTTGTAACATTATTTATTTTAAAAAAGAATAAAAAAATAACATTAAAAAAGTTAAGTACATATATATGTGTGTCTACATCTAGTTTATGTATAATGTTAACTAGAATGATGGAAGAAGAATTGGTTTATAGAGAAGTGGATGACAGAGACAGGAGAAATACTTTTTATAGTTTAACAGAAAAAGGAATAAATTTGATAGATAAAGAAATAAAAGGTAAATTAGATAATATAGAAGAAAAAATAATGAATTTATCTTTGGGCCAAAAGGAAAAATTATATGAAGCTATAAAAGATATAGAAGAAATTATTGATATATTAGAATAA
- a CDS encoding TatD family hydrolase, whose product MKKYRIFDAHAHYDDEAFDEDRSEVIKELEEFGILGVLNCGSSLDTSKTSVELSNKYNFFYAAVGVHPENAEEINEKTLKEIERLSENEKVKAIGEIGLDYYYDENPERDIQIKAFKKQMELAEKLNLPVVIHDRDAHKNTLDIIKQFPNVKGEVHCFSGSVEFAKQCVDLGYYIGVTGVVTFKNAKKIVEVIKSVPMDRILVETDCPYMAPTPLRGKRNRSEYIRYMIDKIAEIKEISSEEVTSQILINIKDLFSIDVIKNKD is encoded by the coding sequence ATGAAAAAATATAGAATATTTGATGCTCATGCCCATTATGATGATGAAGCTTTTGATGAAGATAGAAGTGAAGTTATAAAAGAACTTGAAGAGTTCGGCATATTAGGAGTATTAAATTGTGGTTCTTCTTTAGATACTTCTAAAACATCAGTAGAATTGAGCAACAAATATAATTTCTTTTATGCAGCAGTAGGAGTGCATCCAGAAAATGCAGAAGAAATTAATGAAAAAACCTTAAAGGAAATAGAAAGACTATCAGAAAATGAAAAAGTAAAAGCTATAGGAGAAATAGGACTAGATTATTATTATGATGAAAATCCTGAACGGGATATTCAAATAAAAGCTTTTAAAAAGCAAATGGAATTAGCAGAAAAATTAAACTTACCTGTAGTGATACATGATAGAGATGCACATAAGAATACATTAGATATTATAAAACAATTTCCTAATGTAAAAGGAGAAGTGCATTGTTTTTCAGGTAGTGTAGAGTTTGCTAAGCAATGTGTAGATTTAGGATATTATATAGGGGTTACAGGAGTGGTCACTTTTAAAAATGCTAAAAAAATAGTAGAAGTTATAAAAAGTGTTCCAATGGATAGAATCTTAGTTGAAACTGATTGCCCATATATGGCTCCTACTCCCTTAAGAGGTAAAAGAAACAGATCTGAGTATATAAGATATATGATAGATAAGATAGCGGAAATAAAAGAAATAAGTTCTGAAGAAGTAACTTCACAAATATTAATTAATATAAAAGATTTATTTAGTATAGATGTTATAAAAAATAAAGATTAA
- the metG gene encoding methionine--tRNA ligase, with protein sequence MSKGTYYVTTPIYYPSAKLHIGNTYTTVAADTLARFKRLTGYDVMFLTGTDEHGQKIQRLAEAKGVTPKAYVDEIVEGIKDLWKMMNIDYDKFIRTTDDCHVELVQKIFKTLYDKGDIYKSEYEGWYCTPCESFWTETQLAEGKCPDCGRPVEKAKEEAYFFKMSKYAPKLIEYIESHPDFIQPESRKNEMINNFLKPGLQDLCVSRTSFDWGIPVTFDEKHVIYVWIDALANYITALGYNTEKDELYKKYWPADVHLVGKDILRFHTIYWPIMLMALDIPLPKQVFGHGWLLVDGGKMSKSKGNVVDPVVLVNHFGTDPVRYYLLREIPFGADGMFNNEIFIKKINSDLANDLGNLLSRTVAMIEKYFHGEIPGGNCKEDIDEDLIKLALETPRKVEENMEKLRIPEALEEIWTFIGRANKYIDETTPWILAKDESKKERLGTVLYNLVESLRIISVCISAFIPETSIKINEQINTDILNWDSLSEFNGTKVGTKVKKGEAIFPRIDIEKKIDELNKLKEEQLRQNKAKNIAPIKEEITIDDFEKIDLRVAKVLECEPIKGAKKLLKLKVSLGGEERQVVSGIAKYYKPEDLIGKKVVLVANLKPVKLRGELSQGMILAASTEDDSELFVAYIDGDIEEGNIVR encoded by the coding sequence ATGTCAAAGGGAACTTATTATGTAACAACACCTATATACTATCCATCAGCTAAACTTCATATAGGAAATACCTATACAACAGTAGCTGCGGATACCTTAGCTAGATTTAAAAGACTTACGGGTTATGATGTAATGTTTTTAACAGGTACAGATGAACACGGACAAAAAATACAAAGATTAGCAGAGGCTAAAGGGGTTACACCTAAGGCTTATGTAGATGAAATAGTAGAGGGAATAAAAGACCTATGGAAAATGATGAATATAGATTATGATAAATTTATAAGAACAACAGATGATTGTCATGTAGAATTAGTACAGAAAATATTTAAAACATTGTATGATAAGGGAGATATATACAAAAGTGAATATGAAGGATGGTATTGCACGCCTTGTGAATCCTTTTGGACAGAAACTCAATTAGCAGAGGGCAAATGTCCAGATTGCGGAAGACCTGTAGAAAAAGCAAAGGAAGAAGCTTATTTCTTTAAAATGTCAAAATATGCTCCAAAACTTATAGAATATATAGAATCTCATCCAGATTTTATACAACCAGAATCAAGAAAAAATGAAATGATAAATAACTTTTTAAAACCTGGTCTTCAAGATTTATGTGTATCTAGAACGTCTTTTGATTGGGGAATACCAGTGACTTTTGATGAAAAGCATGTAATATATGTTTGGATAGATGCACTAGCTAATTATATAACAGCATTAGGATATAATACAGAAAAGGATGAATTATATAAAAAATATTGGCCAGCAGATGTGCATTTAGTTGGTAAGGATATACTAAGATTTCATACTATATACTGGCCAATTATGCTTATGGCATTAGATATACCTCTTCCAAAGCAAGTATTTGGTCATGGATGGCTTTTAGTAGATGGTGGTAAAATGTCAAAATCTAAAGGTAATGTGGTGGATCCAGTAGTTTTAGTAAATCATTTTGGCACAGATCCTGTAAGATACTATCTTCTTCGAGAAATACCTTTTGGCGCAGACGGAATGTTTAATAATGAGATTTTTATAAAAAAAATAAATTCAGATTTAGCAAATGATTTAGGAAATTTATTATCTAGAACGGTAGCTATGATAGAAAAATATTTTCATGGAGAAATACCAGGGGGAAATTGTAAAGAAGATATAGATGAAGATTTAATAAAATTAGCCCTTGAAACTCCAAGAAAAGTAGAAGAAAATATGGAAAAACTAAGAATTCCAGAAGCGTTAGAAGAAATATGGACATTTATAGGAAGAGCTAATAAATATATAGATGAAACAACACCATGGATTCTTGCAAAAGACGAGTCTAAAAAAGAAAGATTAGGCACAGTATTATATAATTTAGTAGAAAGTTTAAGAATAATATCAGTATGTATATCAGCATTCATACCGGAAACAAGTATAAAAATAAATGAACAGATAAATACAGACATCTTAAATTGGGATAGTTTAAGTGAATTTAACGGAACTAAAGTGGGCACAAAGGTTAAAAAAGGAGAAGCTATATTCCCAAGAATAGATATAGAAAAGAAAATAGATGAATTAAATAAACTTAAAGAAGAACAATTAAGACAAAACAAAGCTAAAAATATAGCACCTATAAAAGAAGAAATAACTATAGATGATTTTGAAAAAATAGATTTAAGAGTAGCTAAGGTTTTAGAATGTGAGCCTATAAAAGGAGCTAAAAAATTATTAAAACTAAAAGTTAGTTTAGGTGGAGAGGAAAGACAGGTAGTATCAGGAATAGCTAAATACTATAAACCAGAAGATTTAATAGGTAAAAAAGTAGTATTAGTAGCTAATTTAAAGCCTGTTAAGCTAAGAGGAGAATTGTCACAAGGAATGATTTTAGCAGCATCAACAGAAGATGATAGTGAGTTATTTGTAGCATATATAGATGGAGACATTGAAGAAGGAAATATAGTAAGGTAA
- a CDS encoding uracil-DNA glycosylase, whose product MLKWSQLYNECINCKKCPLVKDRTNMVFGEGNINAPIIFIGEAPGADEDRTGKPFVGKAGQLLTKALLALEFKRDEHYYICNVCKCRPENNRTPKEEEARECLSYLRNQVALVKPKIIVCLGATSLKYIMGEQFRITRDRGKWIERKGYHIMATFHPAALFRDESKKKLFWHDLKSIKVKYDELIKNNII is encoded by the coding sequence GTGCTAAAGTGGTCTCAGTTATATAATGAATGCATTAACTGTAAGAAATGCCCTTTAGTTAAAGATAGAACTAATATGGTATTTGGAGAAGGAAATATAAATGCACCTATTATTTTTATAGGAGAAGCTCCAGGAGCAGATGAGGATAGAACAGGAAAACCTTTTGTGGGAAAAGCCGGGCAGTTACTTACTAAAGCATTATTAGCATTAGAATTTAAAAGAGATGAACATTATTATATATGCAATGTTTGCAAATGTAGACCAGAAAATAATAGAACACCTAAAGAAGAAGAAGCTAGAGAGTGTTTGTCCTATCTAAGGAATCAAGTGGCATTAGTAAAACCTAAAATTATAGTTTGTTTAGGGGCGACTTCTTTGAAATATATTATGGGAGAGCAATTTAGAATAACAAGAGATAGGGGCAAATGGATAGAAAGAAAAGGTTACCATATTATGGCAACTTTTCATCCAGCAGCTTTATTTAGAGATGAGTCTAAGAAAAAATTATTTTGGCATGACTTAAAATCTATTAAGGTAAAATATGATGAATTGATTAAAAATAACATAATTTAA
- the rnmV gene encoding ribonuclease M5, with protein MIKEVIVVEGRDDITAVKRAVDAEMIAVGGFGINSKVIKKIREAQKRQGVIVLTDPDYAGEKIRKYICDRVKGVKHAYISQEEGTKEDDIGVENAAPEAIIRALNLAKCEVKQERKEFDMNDMIFFKLTANEESKERREKLGMALGIGYCNTNQFIKRLNNFGITKEEFIKAIKDLDKGNE; from the coding sequence ATGATTAAGGAAGTTATAGTAGTAGAGGGAAGAGATGATATTACAGCAGTAAAAAGAGCAGTAGATGCAGAGATGATAGCAGTGGGTGGATTTGGAATAAATTCTAAAGTTATAAAAAAGATAAGAGAAGCTCAGAAAAGGCAAGGGGTAATAGTATTAACAGATCCTGATTATGCAGGGGAGAAGATAAGAAAATATATATGTGATAGGGTTAAGGGAGTAAAGCATGCTTATATATCACAGGAAGAAGGAACCAAGGAAGATGATATAGGAGTAGAAAATGCAGCTCCAGAAGCTATAATAAGAGCATTAAATTTAGCCAAATGTGAAGTTAAGCAAGAGAGAAAAGAATTTGATATGAATGATATGATATTTTTTAAATTAACAGCAAATGAAGAGTCAAAAGAAAGAAGAGAAAAACTAGGGATGGCTTTAGGAATAGGATATTGCAATACTAATCAGTTTATAAAAAGACTTAACAATTTTGGTATAACAAAAGAAGAATTTATAAAGGCTATAAAAGATTTAGATAAGGGGAATGAATAA